The genomic stretch AAACAtcagagttgcgccacgttccatgggTTTGGTTCTtccttccctgtcttcttgttcttcaatctgtatgctcctcctggaaTTACTTCGGTGACGATATATGGTCCTATCCAAGGAGATTCGAATTTTTCATGGCTGTCCTGAGTGAGCCGAAGAACCAAGTCGCCAACTTGGAAGGACCTCGGTCGCAAGCATCAACTATCGCAATCTTTCAGGTTCTGTTGGTACGTGGTGACTCTTGACAGCACCTCGTCTttggcttcgtcgagtgcatcgacatcatcttccagcgcctttctcgagatttcttcatcatactccgcaactctcggtgaattatgttctatttctatcggtagtacttcctcagctccatggaccaagaagaacgggaTTTCTTGCgtcgctgtgttgggtgttgtccgtatgctccatagcacgctaAGAAACTCGTCggcccaggtgtgtcgagctttctccaatggtgttAATAGCcatttcttgataccgttgcagataatGTCGttcgctttttcgacttggccgttggtttgcgggtgcgccaccgatgcgaagtgcagtttgatacctacctctgcacagtatgccttgaattctttgGAGGTAAAATTGTTGCCGTTGTCTGTAACTATGCTGTTAGGGACGCCAAATCGAAAGactatgcccttgatgaagctcaccaccgatgctgcatctgcTGAAGATACTGGtactgcttcgatccacttggtgaacttatcgacAACCACGAGCAAATATACATATCCTCCAGGCCAAGCCTTGTGTAGCTTCCCCACCATGTTGAGaccccattgtgcgaagggccaagccaagggtattggcatcagctctgctgccggagaatgaggttttgccgcaaatctttggcacgcatcgcaggtGCGCACTATGTCTTTTGCGTATTctattgctgttaaccaataaaaacatgccctgaaaactttggctgctattgctcgactgcttgcatggtggccgcatattccctcgtgtacatccttcagtataactcttccttcctcgggtgttACGCACCTTTGCAATACTCCTGGTATGCTTCGTTTGTACAGTTCTCTCTTGACCACGGTGAAAGCTTTAGATCATCGGATGACTCGCCTTGCCTCCATCGGATCTTTGGGTATCTATTTCCTCATGATATATGccacgtaaacctgcatccaggggacttgtatcatcataacttCATGtcgttcctcctcatcttccgatgcGTTTGTTTCTAgatctgctggagcccccgagtctttcgtagacttctcctttttcttcggcTGCCTTAGTGCTTTCTTTTCTttggttgatctctcgcttatctcctcccagaacacgccaggtggtattggcagacattgcgacccgatgtttgccaaaatgtCAGCTTCATCATTGCTAAGCCTACTGATGTGATTAACTTCGCAGCCGTCAAAGAGTTTTTCGagttcattatacacctccttgtatgctatcatgctgtcattgactgcgtcgcacttgttcatcacttgctgagccactgatgacccacaagtataggggatcgcaacagtcttcgagggaagtaaaacccaatttattgattcgacacaaggggagccaaagaatattggtaagccttaacagcggagttgtcaattcagctgcacctggaaacagacttgctcgcaagagtttatcgaagtAACGGTTTAATAGCGATAGCAGCGGTGAAATATCAGACGATGGTAACAAAGACANNNNNNNNNNNNNNNNNNNNNNNNNNNNNNNNNNNNNNNNNNNNNNNNNNNNNNNNNNNNNNNNNNNNNNNNNNNNNNNNNNNNNNNNNNNNNNNNNNNNGCGTAAATCAACTTGTGCGCCGCTGGTTGCATAGAAGCCATCCCGATTGGTTATTCATAGGTGAGAGAATATGGACGGCTGGTCGATTGACAAAGAGGAGTCTGCCGCATAATAACTcatgcttagagcatcttcaccagcGCCCCCGATAGCAATTTGTGGGCCGGGAgctaaaatgggctcgcaccgacgCGTCCCAAAGTGCGCTGGCGCTTTTTCGAGTCCAATAGAATCGtctccaagccggcttcgtgctcgtgttctcctacttcggcgacagagaCATGAGCgttaaggtgttcgacgagacgcgttgccgccggaactaccacgtcgatagcgccgaggaggacgactgatgagtgttgtttctttgcagcgaatatcggctcgcatgtttttggatgttcttcctcggaagaaccaacagggacACCCTCGCCAGCTGAATTTTCCTGTTTGGGTGACtgtgtgtgccctcgagtgttctttcttggcagcgaacacacgaaacctgcgatgaccggcctagttaggtttaattttttttgcaatgttttatatttgtgtccaccatggttcaaactatgtattagtttgtggaaaaccatgttccaaactttatcttcatgtaaaccacgttcccaattatgtattagtttgtggaataaaatATTTCTTATTGAATTTTCTATGCATTTACTAATAATTTTAATCCTAAAACTCTATCGGGGCCGccgttttgggggcgccggtgtggaaacggcttccccaaatagaggatgcagtgccggcgcccTCCAAACGAAGGTGtcgacgcccctgccggcgcctatttggaagctgccggtggagatgctcttatatactGCAAATCAGCCAACAGGAGAGGATGCAAAGCACCTGTTTGTGTATTGTGCAATCACTCGCATCATGGGGTGGGCTGGTTTTCACCAGGTCGTGCCAGCAGCAAATCAAGATTTAAGCAGTGGGTGGAGACAGATCAGGGCCTCCATTCAGATGCGCACGAGTGAGGATGAAGTGCGGTGAAAACACTAGTGTTGATATGTGGGGTCAATCTAGAAGTCCCAAAGAGCTGCCAGAGGTAACAAATCTAGCCGGGAGGCGGACGAGACGGTACACCCTCTCAATAAGCACCCCGGCAACGATCAAAGTGAAGTTAAAATTGTACCGAGCTGCGAGGCTATTCCGATGTGAGGTGTTTAGCTTCCCGCCGCAATGCCGATGTTGTTGTCGGATGGCAATTAATTTACATTCCAGTTAGAGCTCTCACCCCTGCGGGAGTTACCTATCTTGTGATATTGTAAATGCCCTTTGGCATCTCTGTTATGATATTTAATATATTTGCTAGGGTTTATTCTTGAAAAAGAGAACTTCCTCATATCAAGACATTTAGTTGCAGCTAATTAAGATGACCTGATCTAAAACTAGAAATTAGCACAATCCAAGACGTGTTCTCTTCTCATAGCCATAGAGATTTTCCATTTGACTTCCTTGTGAACCTGGAACATTTATGTGATACATGTTTGCTTAAAATAAGTATGATGCTGTAAGGTTTTTGTTTCCAATAGAAATGGAATCGTTGAGGGATCCATCTTattaattccaaaaaaaaaacatttatcaTTGAGCTAGATTGTTAGACTGACATGGTCAGCAAAGAATTTGGTATATTTATTATCTAGAGGCTTTGTAGCCATAGTCTATAGACATCCTGTTTTTCTCGTTGTGCAAATTGTCTTGAGCTCATCGTAACATCTGAATTGGGCCGGCACATTTGATGAAATATAGCCTTTAATTTGTTCAAGTACACACATTTGAGCGTCCTGAGCATATCAAACTTGAGATTCTTACGAAAGGGAGTGGATTACTAAAGAGAGTGGATGACTTAACTCCACTTTGATCGTTGCCGGGGTGCTTATTGAGAGGGTGTAACACCTTGGCCGCCTCCCGGCCAGACATGTTACCTCTGGCAGCTCTTTGGAACTTCTAGACTGACCTCACAAATCAACACTAGTGTTTTCAAGTAGAAGTTTGTTTTTTCATACATTCACTGCCCTTGTTATGAAATCGACTTTGAGATGGAATATCTTTCGTGCCAGTATGTACACCGAATATGCAGTGCACTTAACCTTGAAGGTAAACCTGAAGGCAAATAGTTAGTACATGAAGGCATGAATGGGCAAATAGATATTTTTTGATAAAGAATGGGCAAATAGATATTGCTAATATGCTGCATCTGATTAATTCTGAAGTTTTATGAAGAACAAAAGGAATGTTGCTACTGATATTCATTTTTTATCTTCTAAAGAAGGTGAAGTCACCTCAATTTCCCAGCATTTTCTCCAGGAAGATGGGGAGTAAAAAAAGGGAGAACAAAACGGAGAACAGTCTAATCTCCCAGGTAGATAACTAAGCTTGCTTTCCCATTGTTACAAGATGGCCAAGTCCCTCATCTCTCCGGCCTCGTGCAGTATATTGAGCCAGAACTCCATGTCCTCGTTTCTCGAGGTCATCTTCAGGCTCAGATCCGTGTCCAAGGCGCCGAGGTCCATCACCTCTGCCAGGTCTGTCGACGACCAGAAGCTGTCGTCGATGACCACCGCCGAGCTGACCTCCTTGACAAGATCGTGACCGTTGCTTGCGCTTGTGTTGGCCGCGTTGTCAGCCGGCGAGGATGATGCCGCCGCTGAATCAGTCACGGTCACCGTGGAGCAGGTCATGCTGCTGCTCGACCGCTCCGGCGACGCCGTGAGCTGCTCATGCTTGACCTCGCCATCGGCAGTAGCGCTCTTAGCCTTGGCCTGCTTGCGTGACTTCTGCCGGCCCTCGCCACCTTTGGCTGCGGTGCCCTTCTGGTCGTCCTCCACCCTCTTCTTGAGGTTTGTGTGCCAGACGTTCTTGATCTCGTTGTCAGTGCGTCCCGGCAGCTGCGCGGCAATCGCGGACCACCTGttgcaaagaaaagaaaacagttcAGAGCTGCAACTGCTAAAAAAAAATGCACCCAGCGCGCAAGATTCAGATACTACAAATATTTGATTCACAACGTACAGGGCATCACAGGTATTAGATTAAATAGCGGACTAATCTGacgcacttctcctcctcctcctactgctACTTGTGATAGTTAATTCACAAATGCTCTTGGATTCAGCAACTGAGGTACTGATTGATCATGTGTAATTAAACAAGGAAACGATGGAGGATCGCTCTGGTTGGACACTAGATATCGTTGCATCGTATAGCCACAATTTATAATAGCAGCAGTAGTCTGGACTATTGGACAGAGTGTGGTCCACCTCCAGTGGTGGCCGGATGATGGTGATGCTGTTAGAACCTGCATCAATATGAAATCCACAGGATTTTCATATGCATCATATACCTGCACGCAGCAGCCACTACCACGCACCACTCCACTGACAGCCGTGAAAGGCCAAATGAGATGGAATCTCTAGCGCGTTTCGAGCTTTGGATTGGTTTACTTGCATGTGGGGGTTTAAGAACACGAAAGTGCAGAATTAAACTAATTGCGAACGCTTTTGTCTTTTTGGAGTATAATTAAGCTATGGCCGTCACCAATCAATTGATAGGACATTAGGACCGTACATCAAAGTTCAGAAAGACGGTGCATCTTTTACTGTCTGCAGTTCTGAATGATCTGCATGTCCAATAATGGACTTTTAGAGATCTACTACTGACTAGCCGTGCAATGACGCAAGATGAAGAGATGCGCATCATGCAATTCTGAGTAGAAATGAACACAAGTGGATCAAAGTAAAAAATGGGCTATGTATGGAGCACTTTCAATAGCGTTACTGGTAACTTTTTTTTAAGTGGACCAAAATCACAAAACCGTATTTACCTAGGGAGATTATTGTAAAAAAACGAGATTTTATAATGACAGGGGGAAAACCGAAAAAGGATGGAATTTTACCTGTTGCCGAGGGACTGATGGAGGCGGATGATGCGGTCCTCCTCGTCGGCGGTGAAGTTGCCCCGCTTGATGTCCGGGCGGAGGTAGTTGATCCACCGCAGCCGGCAGCTCTTCCCGCACCGCAGCAGCCCTGCAGAAACAGCAACCATGAGACCACGCATTCGCTGGTACTCGGTGGCCCGGCGGCCGGAGAGGAAGAGAGAGATTCCGAACTCACCGGCGTGCCTGGGAAGGGCGCGCCAGTTGGGGTGGCCGTGCTGGGCGATGTAGTCGGCGAGCACCTGGTCCTCCTCGGGGCTCCACGTGCCCCTCCTCAGCCCCTCCTTCTCGCAACAAGGTGCCCTCCCCATGAACCGATCCAAACTAACTAAGACCTCTCCCcttgcggcgggcggcggccggcgacgtgATCGATCGGCGCGCCGCCTGTGTGCGGCCGAGGAGAGACCGGGAGAGAGACAGACGGGGTTAGCAGTTGCCGGGCCTCCCTCGCGGTGGAGTATTTAAGGGCGACGGGTAAACGTGCTGCTATAGATGCAGTGAGCAGGGATGCGGCTGCGGGCGCGTCTGGAATTTTTTGTTCCCATTCGGTGTATGCACAATGTAGGGTGGACGTTTCCGTTTTGATTCGTCCATTGCCCGAGGCATTTATTGGATTAGAATTAcggtcaatttttttttgtttttcttcatcCTTTCAGGTCTGAAGTTGTTGTCCTTTAGAACCAACCCGTGGTTGGATAGTTAGAAGAGTAGTGACACCACTAACTTACCAGTGTTTAAATTTCAGGTTTGGGCGGAATATTTTTCACTGGGAGACGATGTTTCTGTCGACGGCGAGGCATCTTGTTAACTCCGTTAATCTCAAGACCCATCGGATCAAGTTTATGAAACAGTCTCTCGAAGGTACTCACATGGGTAGGGTgttcgtgcgttcataggggtgagtgtgtgtacGTATTTGTGAGCATCTGCATCTGTACTGTGTTTCGCGAATTTTTTTTGTTGTCCTTCTCATTCGATTCTGCAGGTTTCGTCTCTCACTGGCCTCGTAGGATCAGGTGGCCCGTCCATCGAGTTATGCCGATAGCGATAAGAGGGTGACAAAGAAACATAGGGGTAGGGTGCCAAGCCGACCCGAAAGGGGGGAGGGGCACCGGCGCCGACCTCAGATGGTAGAAATAGACCTAGTGGGCTAGTGTTGACATCCACTCTTCGCCGACGACTTTGGGATGATGTGAATCTAAACTATGACATCTATTTGATCACTCTCTAACTTCCTTTTGTTCCATATTGCAACCCTAGCTCGGGAAATTGGCGGCACTGAAATCACAAGGAGGAAAATGGAGGGTGATGCAGTATGAGATGGGACCATCCATAGAGGATGCGACGGTCTTCTGCTTTCGCGACCGACTTCTAGTTCGGATGGTCGATGGACAAGGAAGTAAGTGGCCGGTGGCTAGGGGGTGGGGTGTAGGCACATCGGCGCATGACTAGATATGGCGCCTTCAAACCTAGAGGGAGGGCTACGATGATGGTGTCAACCTGGGGTGGCGGAAGAGGACCTGTCGGGCAATGTTGACCGCCACTTTATAGACAACTTTGGAATGGTCTGGATCTTAATTGGGTCATCTATTTCACCTCCCTCTAACTTCCGTTTGTTTGTTGTTGCAACCCTACTTGAGGAAATTGGCGGTAGGGGCATCGCGAGGAGTAAAGTGGAGGGTGGCGCCATACGAGATGCCATAGCACATGCGGCGGTTTTATGCTTTCACAACCGACTTCTCAATACTGGGAGGGTCGATGGACAAGGAAGTGGCCAATGGCCGGCGGGGTGTTGTAATTTTCTTTGTGACTAACTTTC from Lolium rigidum isolate FL_2022 chromosome 4, APGP_CSIRO_Lrig_0.1, whole genome shotgun sequence encodes the following:
- the LOC124708487 gene encoding transcription factor MYB4-like; this encodes MGRAPCCEKEGLRRGTWSPEEDQVLADYIAQHGHPNWRALPRHAGLLRCGKSCRLRWINYLRPDIKRGNFTADEEDRIIRLHQSLGNRWSAIAAQLPGRTDNEIKNVWHTNLKKRVEDDQKGTAAKGGEGRQKSRKQAKAKSATADGEVKHEQLTASPERSSSSMTCSTVTVTDSAAASSSPADNAANTSASNGHDLVKEVSSAVVIDDSFWSSTDLAEVMDLGALDTDLSLKMTSRNEDMEFWLNILHEAGEMRDLAIL